A DNA window from Aspergillus nidulans FGSC A4 chromosome V contains the following coding sequences:
- a CDS encoding armadillo repeat protein (transcript_id=CADANIAT00003148): MTRAEAPPIFLQLQNADSLSSQAAALRALKNETIGHDQRKEAWVRLGLIPILSNVLASRALDKSELNNGTKQPELPGSREESDDVCLQAIILVGSLAQGGTPFLSPILSSNILPILLSILSSNCPSSFVLPILRVLNSVADRLPLQSQQQWPRDTRLADILFSTEHIGCLTRILGQDYSSHSRLTAIELAAGLIGKLCTEESHKAVLAESGVLDALAVKVASFIVAQGFVFPGAESHLDDVGALGSLPPPAPRGAKLAPILRAVTVIVEHSKWRAEHFLSSPGIVTVFPRQIPGFSPSDIKKGPWGSTYFSGSAVPRHLGGTPLEYLLPSIPLSQLKPSASSSNFPPLGQYGQHRRQSHSFPTPLSSFEPPTAEDDENPVVPWLLYLVRAESGMARLMAARFVTVLCRLGLTKKHRISMLCYLLIPILLRMLDKDYEASDDGVQYGGLISSSQRIKEEAPGVLATLLVDDRELQKHAVEGDAIKRLSQLLKETYNPIHEPARTMWHAEGQPKVEDHDSQPAECRLGPPGYSPLRYHILRYRENILKALAALVPFKDEYRKAVCEHGVVPYIIDSLKPFPDQIPAESSDPGNTAADGNPTPTLLAACGAARMLTRSVSALRTSLIDAGVSTPLFALIRHPDIEVQIAATSVICNLALDFSPMKEAIISAEILPILCEHAHSSNTKLRIESLWALKHVAYNSANDVKIKIIEGLGPEWIKQVITQDPTSVLAKRGLEDDTDSNTPSGMSRANSAGERVDLLNPMDDFRERDEDMKMTDPVPSSKVSLDMFFPDATRRRKLALHGDLDQTTQARQDDIAAQEQTFDLLRNVICGPGASEMIDYLFKELGQDLLLDTLADKLRPRSIQLPHRRESPNHRALQVPTEILVAVTFVIIHLAASLPWYRQLIVSHRDLIRYLMGYFNHSHRDVRANCVWVVINLTYEDDVHDREGCRKRALELRSIGVLDRLASLEHDPDLDVRERTKTALHLVNSLTHS, encoded by the exons ATGACTCGCGCCGAGGCGCCgcctatcttcctccagctACAAAATGCGGATTCCTTGTCATCACAAGCTGCTGCTCTGAGAGCCCTGAAGAATGAGACAATTGGCCATGATCAAAGGAAAGAGGCCTGGGTACGATTGGGGCTCATTCCCATACTTTCCAACGTGCTTGCGTCTCGGGCACTCGACAAGAGCGAGCTCAATAACGGCACCAAGCAGCCCGAGTTGCCTGGCTCTAGAGAAGAATCGGATGATGTTTGCTTACAGGCAATAATTCTTGTTGGGAGCTTAGCGCAAG GAGGCACACCTTTCCTATCGCCGATCTTATCGAGCAATATACTTCCGATACTCCTCTCCATTCTATCATCCAACTGCCCTTCTTCCTTCGTTCTTCCTATTCTCCGGGTTTTGAATAGTGTGGCGGATAGATTGCCTCTACAGAGCCAGCAACAATGGCCCAGGGATACTCGCTTGGCGGACATTCTTTTCTCAACGGAGCACATTGGCTGCTTGACCCGCATCCTTGGCCAGGATTACAGCAGCCACAGTCGGCTGACTGCGATTGAACTGGCTGCAGGTCTTATTGGGAAGCTGTGCACAGAGGAAAGCCACAAGGCTGTTCTGGCTGAAAGTGGTGTTTTAGACGCTCTGGCGGTCAAAGTCGCATCGTTTATAGTTGCGCAGGGATTCGTTTTCCCCGGCGCAGAGAGCCACCTAGATGATGTAGGCGCTCTGGGGTCACTGCCACCTCCTGCGCCCCGCGGGGCTAAGCTTGCGCCCATTTTACGTGCTGTGACGGTCATCGTTGAGCATTCCAAGTGGCGAGCGGagcattttctctcttctccaggtATAGTTACTGTGTTTCCACGGCAAATACCAGGCTTTTCCCCATCGGATATCAAGAAGGGCCCTTGGGGCTCCACTTATTTTTCAGGGTCCGCGGTGCCACGGCACCTTGGAGGGACGCCTCTAGAgtatcttcttccatctATTCCTTTGTCACAGTTGAAGCCCTCTGCTAGCTCATCCAACTTTCCACCGCTAGGTCAGTATGGGCAGCATCGCCGACAGAGCCATTCATTTCCCACCCCGCTGTCCAGTTTCGAACCGCCCACGgctgaggacgatgagaatcCGGTTGTCCCCTGGCTGCTATACCTCGTCCGTGCTGAGAGCGGCATGGCTCGTCTGATGGCAGCCCGCTTTGTGACGGTATTATGCCGCCTGGGACTAACCAAAAAGCACAGGATCTCCATGCTCTGCTATCTGTTAATCCCGATTCTGCTTCGCATGCTCGATAAGGACTACGAGGCCTCTGACGACGGTGTCCAATACGGTGGACTTATTTCTTCCTCGCAACGCATTAAGGAGGAAGCTCCGGGTGTGCTGGCCACCTTACTTGTTGATGATCGAGAACTGCAGAAACATGCGGTTGAGGGGGATGCGATCAAGCGACTATCCCAGCTTCTCAAAGAAACTTATAATCCAATCCATGAGCCAGCTCGAACAATGTGGCATGCTGAAGGCCAACCGAAGGTTGAGGACCATGACTCGCAGCCGGCGGAGTGTCGATTAGGCCCTCCTGGATACTCACCCCTCCGTTACCATATCTTGAGATATCGGGAAAATATATTGAAAGCCTTGGCTGCACTGGTTCCTTTCAAGGACGAGTATCGCAAGGCGGTATGCGAGCACGGTGTTGTGCCATATATCATTGATTCTCTCAAACCCTTCCCAGACCAAATACCAGCAGAGTCCTCCGATCCAGGAAACACTGCTGCTGACGGCAACCCAACACCGACCCTTCTGGCAGCCTGTGGTGCAGCCCGCATGCTCACTCGCTCCGTTAGCGCTTTACGAACGAGCTTGATTGACGCCGGCGTCTCAACCCCGCTTTTCGCTTTGATTCGACATCCTGATATTGAGGTGCAAATTGCCGCGACCTCAGTAATCTGCAATCTTGCTCTAGATTTCAGTCCTATGAAAGAG GCAATTATATCGGCCGAAATTCTTCCCATTCTGTGTGAGCATGCACACTCATCGAATACTAAACTTCGGATTGAATCATTATGGGCGCTAAAGCACGTCGCCTATAACTCGGCAAATGACGTCAAAATCAAGATCATCGAGGGCTTGGGGCCGGAATGGATTAAACAAGTTATTACTCAGGATCCGACAAGTGTTCTCGCGAAGCGTGGGCTTGAGGACGATACAGACAGTAACACTCCAAGCGGGATGAGTCGGGCCAATTCAGCTGGCGAACGGGTAGACTTGCTGAATCCGATGGATGACTTCCGGGAGAGGGATGAGGACATGAAAATGACCGATCCTGTGCCATCATCCAAAGTCAGTCTAGATATGTTCTTTCCAGACGCCACTAGACGACGTAAGCTCGCTTTGCATGGCGATCTTGACCAAACCACACAAGCCCGTCAGGATGACATTGCGGCGCAAGAGCAAACCTTTGATCTTCTAAGAAATGTCATATGTGGGCCTGGTGCATCGGAAATGATTGACTATCTCTTCAAGGAACTCGGCCAGGATTTGCTGCTGGATACCTTGGCCGATAAACTGCGCCCAAGGTCTATCCAGCTGCCTCATCGGCGAGAGTCCCCAAACCATCGCGCGCTTCAGGTCCCCACTGAGATTTTGGTCGCAGTAACGTTCGTTATCATCCACCTCGCTGCAAGCCTTCCATGGTACCGGCAGCTCATAGTCTCACACCGCGATCTCATTCGTTATTTGATGGGTTACTTTAACCACAGCCACCGAGACGTCCGTGCCAATTGCGTGTGGGTGGTAATTAACCTCACatatgaggatgatgttCACGATCGAGAGGGTTGCCGGAAACGCGCACTCGAGCTACGTTCAATTGGGGTACTAGATCGACTGGCTAGCCTTGAACATGACCCGGACCTTGACGTTCGCGAGCGAACGAAGACGGCACTGCACTTGGTAAACTCGTTGACACACTCTTAG
- a CDS encoding putative fructosamine-3-kinase (transcript_id=CADANIAT00003149) — protein sequence MSEVPASILRALSIPNPSKATLSTAGLGSGFTSTGVVRATVPGTDGQNEERKYFVKTSADGEAAKEMFLGEYESLNAISSAVPGFCPRAIAWGPLEEGGKPGKSYFLATEFLDLRAAGHGGPSLAQRLGKLHSTPAPIDPKTGKRLFGFPVPTFCGDTKQPNRSCESWAEFYANERLLTILATSEKRNGKDYGLRSLVEKTADIVVPALLGDGHLGYDTSGKGQGITPVVVHGDLWSGNASRGRIVGSGRKEDEVVGDVVYDPSACYAHSEYELGIMKMFGGFGSAFFNEYHKIVPKTEPVEEYEDRVRLYELYHHLNHHAIFGSGYRSGAVSIMERLLKKYG from the exons ATGTCCGAAGTACCAGCCTCAATTCTCCGCGCCCTATCCATTCCCAACCCCTCCAAAGCTACACTCAGCACAGCCGGCCTAGGCTCCGGCTTCACCAGCACAGGCGTAGTCAGAGCGACCGTCCCAGGCACAGACGGCCAGAATGAAGAGCGCAAGTACTTCGTCAAGACTTCTGCCGACGGCGAAGCCGCGAAGGAGATGTTTCTAGGCGAATACGAATCCCTGAACGCTATCTCGTCCGCCGTGCCGGGTTTCTGTCCCCGCGCCATAGCTTGGGGCCCTCTTGAAGAGGGCGGCAAGCCTGGAAAGAGCTACTTCCTCGCGACTGAGTTCCTCGATCTCCGAGCTGCTGGTCATGGTGGTCCATCTCTTGCACAGAGGCTGGGAAAGCTCCATTCGACGCCCGCCCCGATTGACCCGAAGACGGGAAAGCGGCTGTTTGGATTCCCCGTGCCGACGTTTTGCGGGGACACAAAACAGCCGAATCGATCGTGTGAGTCGTGGGCGGAATTTTATGCAAATGAGCGGCTCTTGACAATCTTGGCGACGTCCGAAAAGCGAAATGGGAAAGATTATGGATTGAGGAGTTTAGTTGAGAAGACAGCAGACATTGTTGTCCCGGCGCTTTTGGGGGATGGACATCTCGGGTACGATACGTCTGGAAAAGGGCAGGGAATTACTCCTGTTGTTGTCCATGGGGATCTCTGGAGTGGGAATGCCAGCCGCGGCCGCATTGTAGGGAGTGGGCGgaaagaggacgaggtgGTTGGTGATGTGGTCTACGACCCGTCGGCTTGTTATGCGCACAGTGAGTATGAGTTGGGGATCATGAAGATGTTTGGGGGATTCGGGTCGGCTTTCTTCAATGAGTATCATAAGATCGTGCCGAAGACAGAGCCGGTTGAGGAGTATGAGGATCGGGTCAGGCTGTATGAACT GTATCACCATCTTAATCACCATGCGATCTTTGGGTCTGGATATCGATCTGGTGCTGTATCAATCATGGAGAGGCTGCTCAAGAAGTATGGCTGA
- a CDS encoding putative cyclin (transcript_id=CADANIAT00003150), with product MAPEQQRDSRTAPGSDVALPDPPPIHPSFIQVAKPYIFEQTIQQCLAAMGVNPLREESLRLQGVTWIDNVRRALNLPIRTFNTAVVYYHKFRLIHHDTDYNNMDAAAAALFMACKIEDTLKKSREILCAAYNLKLPQSEHISSDNQILDEPARGIIGLERLMLESSGFDFRTRHPQKTLIKLARQYRLTPQSEVSNVAYRISQDLYRTFAPLKQTTSTMAFSCLELAGRLLEQRIKEVELGTDYARWRTSREEVMETLLDLLELYTHNRSATTVGPHFPADRFLTVRIPLNKEAEEQNLPRYTNSIDEDKLTKDSRKGPATNSSKTEKGAPTTGALHHPLIPVTANGERPKPGEKGRDAAVRFIVDSEYAAAEKTQVAEYFKVEMEEYEVEE from the exons ATGGCTCCTGAACAGCAGCGAGACTCGAGGACTGCTCCCGGCTCCGACGTGGCCCTGCCTGATCCTCCGCCAATTCACCCGTCCTTCATCCAGGTAGCAAAGCCGTATATCTTCGAGCAGACCATCCAGCAATGCCTGGCCGCAATGGGCGTCAATCCTCTGCGTGAGGAGTCTCTACGTCTGCAGGGCGTGACCTGGATCGATAATGTTCGTCGGGCGCTGAATCT GCCGATTCGAACATTCAATACTGCAGTGGTATATTATCACAAGTTCCGGCTGATACACCACGACACGGACTACAATAATATG GATGCTGCCGCGGCTGCCCTGTTTATGGCCTGCAAGATCGAAGACACGCTCAAAAAGTCGCGTGAGATTCTATGCGCGGCGTATAATCTCAAGTTACCGCAATCAGAACACATCTCTTCAGATAATCAG ATACTCGACGAACCCGCCCGAGGCATCATCGGCCTCGAGAGACTCATGCTCGAGAGTTCCGGTTTCGATTTTCGAACGCGGCATCCACAAAAAACTCTCATAAAGCTGGCAAGACAGTATAGACTTACACCTCAATCAGAAGTCTCGAACGTAGCCTACCGCATCTCGCAAGACCTCTATCGCACCTTTGCGCCGCTCAAGCAGACGACATCTACGATGGCTTTCAGCTGCCTGGAGCTCGCCGGACGCTTACTGGAACAACGAATCaaggaggttgagcttgGGACAGACTACGCGAGATGGAGAACAAGCCGGGAGGAGGTTATGG AAACTCTACTTGACCTCCTCGAGCTATACACACACAACCGCAGTGCTACGACCGTCGGCCCTCATTTTCCCGCTGACCGCTTCCTCACCGTACGCATTCCATTGAAcaaagaggcagaagaacagaaTCTCCCGCGGTACACCAACTCGATTGATGAAGACAAACTCACAAAGGACTCGCGCAAGGGACCAGCAACCAACAGCTCAAAGACGGAAAAAGGAGCACCGACGACTGGGGCTCTTCATCACCCTCTCATTCCAGTTACTGCCAACGGAGAGCGCCCAAAGCCAGGAGAAAAAGGCCGGGACGCAGCAGTGCGGTTTATTGTCGATTCTGAATACGCGGCTGCTGAAAAGACTCAGGTCGCTGAATACTTTAAGgttgagatggaagagtaCGAGGTCGAGGAATGA
- a CDS encoding uncharacterized protein (transcript_id=CADANIAT00003151) → MSHDVFLARCPGIWQLILIEPSGWIQVNQINDVTSSHMQPSKDGQDGRPSLPFETSSLKYSGPYRVGAIDIEAPCDGRIVHPSIHLSDGQAAFQLDTVLFTLYYPAAPDAVATRSRHPWLIEPIRLRGEGFARFVNASNWLVDRVFAFMLWALAGSVRIPADVDIPLRDPSSADKLGESPTDTHHRYPVIVFSHGVAASRTDYTQLCGELASRGYVVAALEHRDGSGPGSVVRRGGGRKGTVVASDGSPTGQGHGQARPGARRLRSVLHFAAKHLHHDPPLDEAELQRAQLSFRQAEMEEVVRVLRMLNAGDGQTVFRHNARREGVYLAGWKGRLDIERVILVGHSYGATGVLQACRPTADLSQALPIPLAGCIALDPGKASGPLNDDIGVPLLVIHSHSWSRKFSLFMGRPHFEVVRDLVRTCLQRTGAAWFMTSLGTSHASCTDAPVLQPLLLNWATGAAVDAHEGVLLYVRRIQEFIEFVNTGKREGLLDQQETHASYDEGTLVPWTKVYGPRHWTRDWQIHVAPAVESENVAERVKRKLGALDEGANESSEGLESGETLVGCGGQVDTRSSRVVMS, encoded by the exons ATGTCCCACGACG TATTTCTTGCGAGGTGTCCAGGAATTTGGCAGCTAATCCTAATTGAGCCTAGTGGCTGGATACAGGTGAACCAGATTAATGACGTCACATCGTCTCACATGCAACCATCCAAAGATGGTCAAGATGGTCGACCGTCTCTGCCCTTCGAGA CAAGTTCCCTAAAGTATAGTGGGCCATATCGGGTTGGTGCAATTGACATCGAGGCCCCATGTGACGGACGTATCGTCCATCCCTCCATCCACCTTTCAGACGGCCAGGCCGCCTTTCAGCTCGACACCgtcctcttcactctctACTACCCAGCCGCTCCAGACGCCGTCGCCACCAGATCTCGACATCCATGGCTGATAGAGCCCATTCGACTGCGCGGTGAGGGATTCGCGCGCTTCGTCAACGCCTCGAATTGGCTCGTCGATCGCGTGTTCGCTTTCATGCTCTGGGCCCTTGCCGGCAGCGTGCGCATCCCGGCCGACGTCGACATCCCGTTGCGGGACCCGAGCTCTGCCGATAAACTGGGCGAGTCTCCGACTGACACTCATCATCGGTATCCGGTTATCGTTTTCAGCCATGGCGTGGCGGCATCACGGACGGATTACACACAGCTATGTGGCGAGCTCGCGTCGCGAGGGTACGTGGTAGCCGCTCTCGAGCATCGTGACGGCAGTGGACCTGGCAGCGTGGTTCGTCGTGGCGGCGGGCGCAAAGGGACAGTCGTAGCGTCGGATGGCAGTCCGACCGGACAAGGCCACGGTCAGGCACGCCCGGGCGCCCGCCGCCTACGCAGCGTACTGCACTTTGCAGCGAAACACCTGCATCACGACCCGCCGCTTGACGAGGCGGAGCTGCAGCGCGCGCAGCTTTCCTTTCGACAGGCCGAGATGGAGGAAGTGGTGCGGGTGCTGCGCATGCTCAACGCAGGCGACGGGCAGACTGTATTCCGCCACAATGCGCGCCGCGAGGGCGTCTATCTTGCAGGCTGGAAGGGGAGGCTGGACATTGAGCGTGTGATACTAGTTGGCCACTCATACGGGGCGACGGGCGTGCTACAAGCATGCCGTCCCACTGCAGATCTGAGTCAGGCCCTGCCTATTCCGCTCGCGGGCTGCATCGCTCTCGATCCAGGGAAAGCGAGCGGGCCGCTGAACGATGACATTGGCGTGCCCCTGCTGGTTATCCACTCGCACAGCTGGAGCCGGAAGTTCAGTTTGTTCATGGGCAGGCCGCACTTTGAAGTCGTGCGTGACCTTGTGCGGACCTGTTTACAGCGTACCGGTGCAGCGTGGTTCATGACGAGTCTCGGCACAAGCCACGCTAGCTGCACAGATGCGCCGGTCCTCCAGCCACTGCTACTTAACTGGGCAACAGGTGCAGCGGTAGATGCGCACGAGGGCGTTTTATTATACGTGCGCCGGATACAAGAGTTTATTGAATTTGTTAACACCGGAAAGCGCGAGGGACTCTTGGACCAGCAGGAGACGCACGCGTCTTATGACGAGGGGACGCTTGTGCCATGGACGAAGGTTTACGGCCCACGCCACTGGACTAGGGACTGGCAGATTCATGTGGCGCCGGCAGTTGAGAGTGAGAATGTTGCAgagagggtgaagaggaagctggggGCGCTGGACGAAGGCGCGAATGAGTCGAGCGAGGGCCTGGAATCGGGTGAGACTCTTGTCGGGTGTGGTGGTCAGGTCGACACGCGGAGTTCTAGAGTCGTGAtgagttga
- a CDS encoding uncharacterized protein (transcript_id=CADANIAT00003153), with the protein MKLAAALAVVFLFGTAHAIPNSPAPAQELEQQRVRFLVPDNRAAEWPFGQWIWCRRAGSVFAVLEAGYGSASRGTYPESTVQAEYRLLCRDKHSAVCPAPTSLPYPLQVSMIMISSVSHCPALRWDLCSSPCSRKEDSPCEISESAIMSLPVQGAICFVFKARLARRVFLSYYFGWNRQLYYAAARLSAAVMAPFLVL; encoded by the exons ATGAAGCTCGCAGCCGCCCTCGCTGtagtcttcctcttcggcaccgCCCACGCTATCCCCAATTCACCGGCACCGGCACAAGAActcgagcagcagcgagtTCGCTTCTTGGTCCCCGACAAC CGGGCCGCTGAGTGGCCTTTTGGGCAGTGGATCTGGTGCAGAAGGGCTGGGTCTGTTTTCGCAGTGCTCGAAGCTGGATATGGCTC TGCTTCTCGCGGAACATATCCTGAATCAACAGtgcaagcagaatatcgTTTGCTGTGTAGGGATAAGCATTCGGCGGTATGTCCTGCCCCTACTTCATTGCCATATCCGCTGCAAGTAAGTAT GATAATGATCTCATCGGTGTCTCACTGCCCTGCATTGCGCTGGGATCTCTGCTCTAGTCCCTGCTCACGGAAGGAAGACAGTCCGTGTGAGATATCGGAGTCCGCTATCATGAGCCTTCCGGTGCAAGGCGCTATTTGCTTTGTGTTTAAGGCTCGACTTGCCAGGAG AGTGTTCCTCAG TTATTACTTTGGCTGGAACCGCCAATTGTACTACGCAGCTGCCAGGCTATCTGCGGCCGTGATGGCTCCATTTCTCGTCTTGTGA